The Anastrepha ludens isolate Willacy chromosome X, idAnaLude1.1, whole genome shotgun sequence genome includes a window with the following:
- the LOC128869683 gene encoding uncharacterized protein LOC128869683 — MPCLCANKVERTQDKVQCDKCNDLFHLNCVNLQPVDLEFLLKSGKQFICDKCAAARRQSLRAPSTPINLDDEIATADNVPVNPANLSTQLSPHQQLPKSTSADDVNNLDISLNTIIREIAALRSENARAMAAISSLKVDKQLLISQISDLCAEVKELQKHQTVDVSSALVQLTAEVKDLNACVLACECHARNTKNAKSKSKRQESLSVTAATSPVNVPIVAAPHGETNSFSSASHSHAAAGDAPLSYSAAVTNTAKVKLTPIAAAAATTSVLPSTSTCRKASALPTSLAPTSNRTREWKTVTRANRKKLKQPLVIGSNQNSELSVVPNMKWLHISSFSNTVTAADIVDYVAKHAEIDRKFLSCYMLIKKDTLVKDFKKINFKLGVSEFSYDKLLNADIWPTNVKIRPFTFFQKDVTPPLIP; from the coding sequence ATGCCGTGTCTATGTGCCAACAAAGTTGAGCGTACACAAGACAAAGTGCAGTGCGACAAGTGCAATGacctttttcatttaaattgtgtCAACCTACAACCTGTTGACCTTGAATTCTTGCTTAAATCGGGTAAGCAATTCATATGTGATAAGTGTGCCGCTGCTCGACGACAATCCCTTCGAGCACCATCAACTCCCATTAACCTGGATGACGAAATTGCCACTGCTGATAATGTACCTGTGAATCCAGCTAATCTAAGTACACAATTATCACCACATCAACAACTGCCGAAATCAACATCAGCTGATGACGTAAACAATTTAGATATCAGTCTGAATACAATTATCAGAGAAATTGCTGCACTGAGATCGGAAAATGCTCGTGCGATGGCTGCAATTAGCTCTCTCAAAGTGGATAAGCAGTTGCTGATTTCGCAAATAAGTGATTTGTGTGCAGAAGTGAAGGAGTTACAAAAACATCAAACGGTTGATGTCTCCTCTGCTCTGGTACAGCTAACCGCTGAGGTGAAAGACCTTAATGCTTGTGTTCTTGCATGTGAGTGTCATGCAAGGaacacaaaaaatgcgaaaagcaaATCGAAGAGACAGGAATCACTATCAGTGACTGCTGCTACGTCGCCTGTAAACGTGCCTATTGTTGCTGCTCCGCATGGTGAGACTAATTCGTTTTCCTCTGCTTCGCACTCTCATGCTGCTGCTGGTGATGCGCCGCTCTCTTATAGCGCTGCTGTTACTAATACAGCTAAAGTGAAGCTGACgccaattgctgctgctgctgctactacgTCCGTTCTCCCATCAACATCAACTTGCAGAAAAGCGTCGGCATTGCCGACTTCTCTTGCACCTACATCAAATCGTACACGTGAATGGAAAACCGTAACTAGAGCTAATAGGAAAAAGCTTAAGCAACCTTTAGTTATTGGTTCAaaccaaaatagtgaattaagtGTAGTTCCTAACATGAAGTGGCTGCACATATCGTCCTTCTCAAACACTGTGACAGCTGCCGATATTGTTGATTATGTTGCGAAACATGCAGAAATTGACCGCAAATTTCTTTCCTGCTATATGCTTATCAAAAAGGATACCCTCGTAAAggatttcaagaaaatcaacTTTAAGCTAGGCGTATCTGAATTTTCCTATGATAAGCTTTTAAATGCGGATATATGGCCTACGAACGTAAAAATTCGGccattcactttttttcaaaaagacgtCACTCCACCTCTAATTCCGTAA